The following proteins are co-located in the Gorilla gorilla gorilla isolate KB3781 chromosome 18, NHGRI_mGorGor1-v2.1_pri, whole genome shotgun sequence genome:
- the MLST8 gene encoding target of rapamycin complex subunit LST8, which produces MGTMAWSRDKMHPLCGQRKGCSHVCKSSRKKPCDSLSQGAPSITLRSASVDSLRLPSPSWTRRSAEPPVSSRARAGHTMNTSPGTVGSDPVILATAGYDHTVRFWQAHSGICTRTVQHQDSQVNALEITPDRSMIAAAGYQHIRMYDLNSNNPNPIISYDGVNKNIASVGFHEDGRWMYTGGEDCTARIWDLRSRNLQCQRIFQVNAPINCVCLHPNQAELIVGDQSGAIHIWDLKTDHNEQLIPEPEVSITSAHIDPDASYMAAVNSTGNCYVWNLTGGIGDEVTQLIPKTKIPAHTRYALQCRFSPDSTLLATCSADQTCKIWRTSNFSLMTELSIKSGNPGESSRGWMWGCAFSGDSQYIVTASSDNLARLWCVETGEIKREYGGHQKAVVCLAFNDSVLG; this is translated from the exons ATGGGAACTATGGCCTGGTCAAGGGACAAGATGCACCCCCTCTGCGGCCAGAGGAAGGGGTGCAGCCACGTCTGTAAGAGCAGCAGGAAAAAACCATGCGACAGCCTGTCTCAAGG GGCGCCATCGATAACTCTACGCTCGGCCTCGGTCGACTCGCTCCGGCTCCCCTCGCCGTCCTGGACACGGCGGAGTGCGGAGCCGCCCGTAAG CTCTAGGGCCCGTGCAGGCCACACCATGAACACCTCCCCAGGCACGGTGGGCAGTGACCCGGTCATCCTGGCCACTGCAGGCTACGACCACACCGTGCGCTTCTGGCAGGCCCACAGCGGCATCTGCACCCGGACGGTGCAGCACCAGGACTCC CAGGTGAATGCCTTGGAGATCACACCAGACCGCAGCATGATTGCTGCTGCAG GTTACCAGCACATCCGCATGTATGATCTCAACTCCAATAACCCTAACCCCATCATCAGCTACGACGGCGTCAACAAGAACATCGCGTCTGTGGGCTTCCACGAAGACGGCCGCTGGATGTACACGGGCGGCGAGGACTGCACAGCCAGGATCTGGGACCTCAG GTCCCGGAACCTGCAGTGCCAGCGGATCTTCCAGGTGAACGCACCCATTAACTGCGTGTGCCTGCACCCCAACCAG GCAGAGCTCATCGTGGGTGACCAGAGCGGGGCTATCCACATCTGGGACTTGAAAACAGACCACAACGAGCAGCTGATCCCTGAGCCCGAGGTCTCCATCACGTCCGCCCACATCGATCCCGACGCCAGCTACATGGCAGCTGTCAATAGCACT GGAAACTGCTATGTCTGGAATCTGACGGGGGGCATTGGTGACGAGGTGACCCAGCTCATCCCCAAGACCAAGATCCCTGCCCACACGCGCTACGCCCTGCAGTGTCGCTTCAGCCCTGACTCCAC GCTCCTCGCCACCTGCTCGGCTGATCAGACGTGCAAGATCTGGAGGACGTCCAACTTCTCCCTGATGACGGAGCTGAGCATCAAGAGCGGCAACCCCGGGGAGTCCTCCCGCGGCTGGATGTGGGGCTGCGCCTTCTCAGGGGACTCCCAGTACATCGTCACTG CTTCCTCGGACAACCTGGCCCGGCTCTGGTGTGTGGAGACTGGAGAGATCAAGAGAGAGTATGGCGGCCACCAAAAGGCTGTTGTCTGCCTGGCCTTCAATGACAGTGTGCTGGGCTAG
- the BRICD5 gene encoding BRICHOS domain-containing protein 5 isoform X4 has protein sequence MEPASCCSERPKPGPTGVKTKPSCGGWRAVGLLLLLLLLLLVLAAVGVVAGGFLGSAQGPPKPRLQTLRMTLPSPHMPRPNQTILVDVARNAATITVTPPQSNHSWVVLFDGQSGCICYRPEEHQVCFLRLMEDSDRETLRLLVDTSKVQEAWVPTQDTHHTQELLAVQGSLKVDPAQVGALVQRLCMRTPIYWVRRAEGPRRQRLIYLCIDICFPSNICVSVCFYYLPD, from the exons ATGGAACCAGCAAGCTGCTGCTCTGAGCGCCCCAAACCTGGGCCTACAGGG GTGAAGACCAAGCCCTCCTGCGGGGGCTGGAGAGCCGTGggcctgctcctgctgctgctgctgctgctgctggtgctggCCGCTGTGGGGGTTGTGGCTGGAGGGTTTCTTGGTTCTGCTCAGGGCCCTCCCAAG CCAAGGCTGCAGACGCTGCGAATGACCCTCCCGAGCCCCCACATGCCCCGGCCCAACCAAACCATCCTGGTGGACGTGGCCCGGAACGCGGCGACCATCACAGTGACCCCACCTCAGAGCAACCACAGCTGGGTGGTGCTGTTCGACGGGCAGAGC GGCTGCATCTGTTACCGCCCTGAGGAGCACCAGGTCTGCTTCCTCCGCCTGATGGAGGACAGTGATCGGGAGACCCTGCGGCTGCTGGTGGATACCTCCAAG GTCCAAGAGGCTTGGGTCCCCACCCAGGACACCCACCATACCCAGGAGCTGCTGGCAGTGCAGGGGAGCCTCAAAGTGGACCCCGCCCAGGTGGGGGCTTTGGTGCAGCGCCTGTGCATGAGGACCCCCATCTACTGGGTCCGGCGAGCAGAGG GGCCCCGGAGACAGCGGCTGATTTATCTCTGCATCGACATCTGCTTCCCGAGCAACATCTGCGTGTCGGTCTGCTTTTATTACCTCCCAGACTGA
- the BRICD5 gene encoding BRICHOS domain-containing protein 5 isoform X2, protein MEPASCCSERPKPGPTGVKTKPSCGGWRAVGLLLLLLLLLLVLAAVGVVAGGFLGSAQGPPKPRLQTLRMTLPSPHMPRPNQTILVDVARNAATITVTPPQSNHSWVVLFDGQSGCICYRPEEHQVCFLRLMEDSDRETLRLLVDTSKVQEAWVPTQDTHHTQELLAVQGSLKVDPAQVGALVQRLCMRTPIYWVRRAEGESGPLWGKARPSGWFEELGAEPLEIHGALATGPRRQRLIYLCIDICFPSNICVSVCFYYLPD, encoded by the exons ATGGAACCAGCAAGCTGCTGCTCTGAGCGCCCCAAACCTGGGCCTACAGGG GTGAAGACCAAGCCCTCCTGCGGGGGCTGGAGAGCCGTGggcctgctcctgctgctgctgctgctgctgctggtgctggCCGCTGTGGGGGTTGTGGCTGGAGGGTTTCTTGGTTCTGCTCAGGGCCCTCCCAAG CCAAGGCTGCAGACGCTGCGAATGACCCTCCCGAGCCCCCACATGCCCCGGCCCAACCAAACCATCCTGGTGGACGTGGCCCGGAACGCGGCGACCATCACAGTGACCCCACCTCAGAGCAACCACAGCTGGGTGGTGCTGTTCGACGGGCAGAGC GGCTGCATCTGTTACCGCCCTGAGGAGCACCAGGTCTGCTTCCTCCGCCTGATGGAGGACAGTGATCGGGAGACCCTGCGGCTGCTGGTGGATACCTCCAAG GTCCAAGAGGCTTGGGTCCCCACCCAGGACACCCACCATACCCAGGAGCTGCTGGCAGTGCAGGGGAGCCTCAAAGTGGACCCCGCCCAGGTGGGGGCTTTGGTGCAGCGCCTGTGCATGAGGACCCCCATCTACTGGGTCCGGCGAGCAGAGGGTGAGTCAGGACCGCTGTGGGGGAAGGCCAGGCCCTCGGGATGGTTTGAGGAGCTGGGGGCGGAGCCCTTGGAGATTCATGGCGCCCTCGCCACAGGGCCCCGGAGACAGCGGCTGATTTATCTCTGCATCGACATCTGCTTCCCGAGCAACATCTGCGTGTCGGTCTGCTTTTATTACCTCCCAGACTGA
- the BRICD5 gene encoding BRICHOS domain-containing protein 5 isoform X3 produces the protein MSNPHDPSDPDARPGEDQALLRGLESRGPAPAAAAAAAGAGRCGGCGWRVSWFCSGPSQAKAADAANDPPEPPHAPAQPNHPGGRGPERGDHHSDPTSEQPQLGGAVRRAEREWAGRGHPRRCRSGGPRLTPLPPQGCICYRPEEHQVCFLRLMEDSDRETLRLLVDTSKVQEAWVPTQDTHHTQELLAVQGSLKVDPAQVGALVQRLCMRTPIYWVRRAEGPRRQRLIYLCIDICFPSNICVSVCFYYLPD, from the exons ATGTCTAACCCTCATGACCCTTCTGACCCTGATGCACGCCCAGGTGAAGACCAAGCCCTCCTGCGGGGGCTGGAGAGCCGTGggcctgctcctgctgctgctgctgctgctgctggtgctggCCGCTGTGGGGGTTGTGGCTGGAGGGTTTCTTGGTTCTGCTCAGGGCCCTCCCAAG CCAAGGCTGCAGACGCTGCGAATGACCCTCCCGAGCCCCCACATGCCCCGGCCCAACCAAACCATCCTGGTGGACGTGGCCCGGAACGCGGCGACCATCACAGTGACCCCACCTCAGAGCAACCACAGCTGGGTGGTGCTGTTCGACGGGCAGAGCGTGAGTGGGCAGGGAGGGGTCACCCTCGCAGGTGTCGGTCTGGGGGGCCCCGCCTCACCCCCCTGCCTCCCCAGGGCTGCATCTGTTACCGCCCTGAGGAGCACCAGGTCTGCTTCCTCCGCCTGATGGAGGACAGTGATCGGGAGACCCTGCGGCTGCTGGTGGATACCTCCAAG GTCCAAGAGGCTTGGGTCCCCACCCAGGACACCCACCATACCCAGGAGCTGCTGGCAGTGCAGGGGAGCCTCAAAGTGGACCCCGCCCAGGTGGGGGCTTTGGTGCAGCGCCTGTGCATGAGGACCCCCATCTACTGGGTCCGGCGAGCAGAGG GGCCCCGGAGACAGCGGCTGATTTATCTCTGCATCGACATCTGCTTCCCGAGCAACATCTGCGTGTCGGTCTGCTTTTATTACCTCCCAGACTGA
- the BRICD5 gene encoding BRICHOS domain-containing protein 5 isoform X1 encodes MSNPHDPSDPDARPGEDQALLRGLESRGPAPAAAAAAAGAGRCGGCGWRVSWFCSGPSQGEPLLSTRDMDSGKGEGKLAYPSLQQSKGAEQAVTPPRSRQPEDQGVEGPTQGCQESCSPELEAVLGLPSCPAELQLPLPAKAADAANDPPEPPHAPAQPNHPGGRGPERGDHHSDPTSEQPQLGGAVRRAEREWAGRGHPRRCRSGGPRLTPLPPQGCICYRPEEHQVCFLRLMEDSDRETLRLLVDTSKVQEAWVPTQDTHHTQELLAVQGSLKVDPAQVGALVQRLCMRTPIYWVRRAEGPRRQRLIYLCIDICFPSNICVSVCFYYLPD; translated from the exons ATGTCTAACCCTCATGACCCTTCTGACCCTGATGCACGCCCAGGTGAAGACCAAGCCCTCCTGCGGGGGCTGGAGAGCCGTGggcctgctcctgctgctgctgctgctgctgctggtgctggCCGCTGTGGGGGTTGTGGCTGGAGGGTTTCTTGGTTCTGCTCAGGGCCCTCCCAAGGTGAGCCCCTCCTCAGCACCAGGGACATGGACAGtggaaagggggaagggaagcTGGCATATCCCAGCCTCCAGCAGAGTAAGGGTGCGGAGCAGGCAGTGACACCACCTAGGAGCAGACAGCCAGAGGACCAAGGGGTGGAAGGGCCCACTCAGGGATGTCAGGAGTCCTGCAGCCCAGAGCTGGAGGCTGTGCTGGGGTTGCCCAGCTGCCCGGCTGAACTCCAACTCCCACTGCCAGCCAAGGCTGCAGACGCTGCGAATGACCCTCCCGAGCCCCCACATGCCCCGGCCCAACCAAACCATCCTGGTGGACGTGGCCCGGAACGCGGCGACCATCACAGTGACCCCACCTCAGAGCAACCACAGCTGGGTGGTGCTGTTCGACGGGCAGAGCGTGAGTGGGCAGGGAGGGGTCACCCTCGCAGGTGTCGGTCTGGGGGGCCCCGCCTCACCCCCCTGCCTCCCCAGGGCTGCATCTGTTACCGCCCTGAGGAGCACCAGGTCTGCTTCCTCCGCCTGATGGAGGACAGTGATCGGGAGACCCTGCGGCTGCTGGTGGATACCTCCAAG GTCCAAGAGGCTTGGGTCCCCACCCAGGACACCCACCATACCCAGGAGCTGCTGGCAGTGCAGGGGAGCCTCAAAGTGGACCCCGCCCAGGTGGGGGCTTTGGTGCAGCGCCTGTGCATGAGGACCCCCATCTACTGGGTCCGGCGAGCAGAGG GGCCCCGGAGACAGCGGCTGATTTATCTCTGCATCGACATCTGCTTCCCGAGCAACATCTGCGTGTCGGTCTGCTTTTATTACCTCCCAGACTGA
- the PGP gene encoding glycerol-3-phosphate phosphatase — MAAAEAGGDDARCVRLSAERAQALLADVDTLLFDCDGVLWRGETAVPGAPEALRALRARGKRLGFITNNSSKTRAAYAEKLRRLGFGGPAGPGASLEVFGTAYCTALYLRQRLAGAPAPKAYVLGSPALAAELEAVGVASVGVGPEPLQGEGPGDWLHAPLEPDVRAVVVGFDPHFSYMKLTKALRYLQQPGCLLVGTNMDNRLPLENGRFIAGTGCLVRAVEMAAQRQADIIGKPSRFIFDCVSQEYGINPERTVMVGDRLDTDILLGVTCGLKTILTLTGVSTLGDVKNNQESDCVSKKKMVPDFYVDSIADLLPALQG, encoded by the exons ATGGCGGCGGCGGAGGCCGGTGGCGACGACGCCCGCTGCGTGCGGCTGAGCGCCGAGCGGGCACAAGCGCTGCTGGCCGACGTGGACACGCTGCTGTTCGACTGCGACGGCGTGCTGTGGCGCGGGGAGACTGCCGTGCCTGGCGCGCCCGAGGCCCTGCGGGCGCTGCGAGCCCGCGGCAAGCGCCTTGGCTTCATCACCAACAACAGCAGCAAGACCCGCGCTGCCTACGCCGAGAAGCTGCGGCGCCTGGGCTTCGGCGGCCCCGCGGGGCCCGGCGCCAGCCTGGAGGTCTTCGGCACGGCCTACTGCACCGCGCTCTACCTGCGCCAGCGCCTGGCCGGCGCCCCCGCGCCCAAGGCCTACGTGCTGGGCAGCCCAGCCCTGGCCGCGGAGCTGGAGGCCGTGGGCGTCGCCAGCGTGGGCGTGGGGCCCGAGCCACTGCAGGGCGAGGGTCCCGGCGACTGGCTGCACGCGCCGCTGGAGCCCGACGTGCGCGCGGTGGTGGTGGGCTTTGACCCGCACTTCAGCTACATGAAGCTCACCAAGGCCCTGCGCTACCTGCAGCAGCCCGGCTGCCTGCTCGTGGGCACCAACATGGACAACCGGCTTCCGCTTGAGAACGGCCGCTTCATCGCGG GTACCGGGTGTCTGGTCCGAGCCGTGGAGATGGCCGCCCAGCGCCAGGCCGACATCATCGGGAAGCCCAGCCGCTTCATCTTCGACTGCGTGTCCCAGGAATACGGCATCAACCCCGAGCGCACCGTCATGGTGGGAGACCGCCTGGACACAGACATCCTCCTAGGCGTCACCTGTGGCCTGAAGACCATCCTGACCCTCACCGGAGTCTCCACTCTAGGGGATGTGAAGAATAATCAGGAAAGTGACTGCGTGTCTAAGAAGAAAATGGTCCCTGACTTCTATGTTGACAGCATAGCCGACCTTTTGCCTGCCCTTCAAGGTTAA